In the Clostridium beijerinckii genome, one interval contains:
- a CDS encoding S8 family peptidase: MPSFKKCSLYYGGLPNYLVQYRGDFRGQIDKVSYACGDVITDTIAVVSASPEDLVRLAKDVPSILYIDPRSKYVLQDISPSSVDNINAIKINPYLDLNGRGVLIGMVDTGIDYLNEEFIREDDTSRIISLWDQTVPDSDDTSVYIGKTFNNEEITNAVKAYRNKQDAYLIVPSRDEVGHGTQMAGIIGARGYNADVQGIASGCEFVVVKLYESMEFREELIANGIPYTPVYNDSEVLAAIDYLKKVSVSLNRPMVIYIGVGTTEGSHDGNNLISRYIASLGRLRGLITVAGVGNEGASEGHASGIIKQTGDIVSIELRISKEMKYFSFTIWVIKPNRASINVISPNGESSKFIKAKANEIQNVNFVFFKTRMTVKYYVPEYFTGHEAIAINFDSIKAGIWTLQLRGDYITDGRYHIWLPPQKTLPENTRFLQADPFTTLTIPSTARGVATIAYYGNDNALLAASGKGPNVNVDINNPDLATLGIDVLTTKVGGGTTTVSGSSVAAAIISGACALLLQWGVVNGNDKTMFSAKVIAYLILGADRSNSTYRYPNREIGYGFFDLLGTFNIISRSYRINLDLKEKDEVSIEKNCIEYSVRNLLIRLPKTHMEILK; this comes from the coding sequence GTGCCTAGTTTTAAGAAGTGTAGTTTATATTATGGAGGACTGCCTAATTATTTAGTTCAATATAGAGGAGATTTTAGAGGTCAAATAGACAAAGTATCTTATGCGTGTGGAGATGTAATTACTGATACTATCGCGGTTGTATCTGCTTCACCAGAAGATTTAGTTAGATTGGCTAAGGATGTACCATCGATTCTTTACATAGATCCTAGAAGTAAGTACGTATTACAAGATATATCTCCGTCAAGTGTAGATAATATAAATGCAATTAAAATTAATCCTTACTTGGACTTAAATGGTAGAGGTGTCCTTATAGGCATGGTTGACACTGGAATAGATTATTTAAATGAAGAATTTATAAGGGAAGATGATACTTCAAGAATAATAAGTCTTTGGGATCAAACTGTTCCTGATTCTGATGATACCTCAGTTTACATAGGAAAAACCTTTAATAATGAAGAGATTACTAATGCAGTCAAGGCTTATAGAAATAAACAGGATGCATATTTAATTGTACCTTCAAGAGATGAAGTTGGGCATGGAACTCAAATGGCCGGTATCATTGGAGCAAGGGGGTATAATGCCGATGTTCAAGGGATAGCTTCTGGATGTGAGTTTGTGGTTGTAAAACTTTATGAGTCCATGGAATTCAGGGAAGAGCTCATAGCAAATGGTATTCCATATACACCAGTATATAATGATTCAGAGGTCTTAGCGGCAATAGATTATTTAAAAAAAGTTTCAGTAAGTCTTAATAGACCAATGGTTATATATATTGGAGTTGGAACAACAGAAGGTAGTCATGATGGTAATAATTTAATTTCAAGGTATATAGCATCGCTAGGAAGGCTTAGAGGACTAATTACAGTAGCTGGTGTTGGAAATGAAGGCGCTTCAGAAGGTCATGCTTCGGGAATTATAAAGCAAACAGGGGATATAGTTTCTATAGAATTAAGAATATCAAAGGAAATGAAATATTTTTCCTTTACAATTTGGGTAATAAAACCTAATAGGGCATCTATAAATGTAATTTCGCCTAATGGAGAATCATCTAAATTCATTAAAGCGAAAGCCAATGAAATACAAAATGTTAATTTTGTATTTTTTAAGACTCGAATGACTGTGAAATATTATGTTCCGGAATATTTTACAGGCCATGAAGCAATAGCCATAAATTTTGATAGCATAAAAGCTGGAATATGGACATTGCAGTTACGAGGAGATTATATAACTGATGGAAGATATCACATTTGGCTGCCGCCTCAGAAAACATTACCAGAGAATACAAGATTTCTTCAAGCAGATCCATTTACTACACTAACAATACCATCTACAGCTAGGGGAGTAGCAACAATAGCTTATTATGGAAATGATAATGCGTTGCTTGCAGCATCTGGAAAAGGTCCAAATGTTAATGTAGATATAAATAACCCAGATTTAGCGACGTTAGGGATAGATGTATTAACTACAAAAGTAGGAGGGGGAACTACAACTGTATCTGGTAGCTCGGTGGCTGCTGCGATAATTTCTGGGGCTTGCGCACTTTTGTTGCAGTGGGGAGTTGTTAATGGAAATGACAAAACCATGTTTTCAGCGAAAGTTATAGCATATTTGATTTTGGGTGCCGATAGAAGCAACTCGACATATAGATACCCTAATAGAGAAATAGGGTATGGATTTTTTGATTTACTTGGTACATTTAATATTATTAGCAGAAGTTATAGAATAAATCTAGATCTAAAAGAAAAAGATGAAGTCAGCATTGAGAAAAACTGTATTGAATATAGTGTAAGAAATCTACTTATAAGACTTCCGAAAACACATATGGAAATATTAAAATAA
- a CDS encoding CDIF630_02480 family spore surface protein yields the protein MTNKFKEKFVGTPIEKHDAAAWANMEDAQPVSNVNIPSEVQVRNAKEYVDTNQK from the coding sequence ATGACAAATAAATTTAAAGAAAAGTTCGTTGGCACGCCAATAGAAAAGCATGATGCAGCAGCATGGGCTAATATGGAAGACGCACAACCTGTATCTAATGTGAACATTCCTAGCGAAGTACAAGTTAGAAATGCAAAAGAATATGTAGATACAAATCAAAAGTAA